GCCCTCGCAAAGTACGACCTTCCAGGAGAGTCGGTTATACTCACGATTCTCTCGTTTCCAAACAGTCTACCCGGTATTGTTGCGGCGTTCATGATCATCGTCCTGTTCGGAAATACAGGATTGATTACCAACATTATCGCCGGGTTCTCGGGACAGTCACCGATCAACTTGGCCATCGCAACGAGCGTCGGCGGGCTGTTTTTGGCTTACCTCTACTCAATGATTCCGCGGGCGCTGCTCTTGCTCCGGGGGACGTACGCGGAGGTCAATACCGACGCAGAGGAGGCAGCCCGAAGCCTCGGTGCAACACCGTTCGAAACGTTTCGGTACGTCACGCTCCCACAGATCAAACCAGGTCTGATCGGAGCGTTCGTCCTCGTGTTTCGGACTGCACTGGCGATCTTCGGGACAATCCTCATCTTAAAAAGTCTCCTTGTCTGGACGCTCCAGATCGACCGGGAGATCGCGCAGGGATTTAATATCGCCCAGGCCTCGGCAATGGCAACAGTCTGGTTCGTCTTCGTCTTTGTGTTCACGCTGATCGCGTTGCGCTATACGAGTGCGGAGGTGAGTCTCTGATGGCTTCATCGATCCCGCGAAGTAGCCTCTCGGCGCGATTCGGACGGACATTCATCAAAATCGTCTTAGTTACCACGCTCGTCTTTCTCTCGCTGCCAGTTGTCCTGACGTTCATTAGTTCCTTCGCCGCCGAATGGATCGGCCCACTGCCGAGTGGGTTCCTGACATTCGGTAATTGGAACGATGTTATCACCGGCACCGATGTCGGTGCAGATGTCTCAGTTGGCTCCTCGCTGTTGTACAGTGCGGGGCTCGCCTTAGGCGGCGTCATCATCAATATCTGTGTCGGCGTGCCAATCGCATATGCGATTGCACGCTACGATTTCTGGGGGCGAGACTGGGTCAACGTGTTCGCCATTCTCCCGCTGGCACCGGGA
This sequence is a window from Halohasta litchfieldiae. Protein-coding genes within it:
- a CDS encoding ABC transporter permease, with product MGPLGRLPSTAKNIVWPQSERQRERRRIVGLCLPFLILLVFSGIVPLTEMFRISFSEARLVTEGFTVQYYEQLILDPYYRTIAFNTLWFGLATTITSIAIAVPVAHALAKYDLPGESVILTILSFPNSLPGIVAAFMIIVLFGNTGLITNIIAGFSGQSPINLAIATSVGGLFLAYLYSMIPRALLLLRGTYAEVNTDAEEAARSLGATPFETFRYVTLPQIKPGLIGAFVLVFRTALAIFGTILILKSLLVWTLQIDREIAQGFNIAQASAMATVWFVFVFVFTLIALRYTSAEVSL